In a genomic window of Halostella litorea:
- a CDS encoding ABC transporter permease, which produces MTWVPLARREAYVRVRTLGVWGIAVLLFFWASSGFRGIREPIPAVVGPDAAVLALQGAIGNSVLIGGLILGHRAVIDERTTGAIRLTAAMPHTRRDILLGKVAGLTVPFLAVVGVCIGVVTVAGSVTYGLPSPLRLVGFALVSWLYVCLCVGIGVAISAVVSSSLRATLAMLLVLVVTLFWRPLVSRVYTLLTGIAASPLDPPANGLLFLFRRLDPRSAYYLVTNWIYDIGNAPGQYDIVVRKLHPSIDAVYADVYVAGPTFDSVPLYLSQAVGIVVLVGGLLVSLGIATRRFQQVDL; this is translated from the coding sequence ATGACGTGGGTTCCACTCGCTCGCCGCGAAGCGTACGTTCGTGTCCGAACCCTCGGAGTGTGGGGGATCGCTGTCCTCCTGTTTTTCTGGGCGAGTTCCGGATTTCGGGGAATACGCGAACCGATTCCAGCGGTTGTTGGTCCGGATGCGGCCGTCCTGGCTTTGCAGGGAGCTATTGGAAACAGCGTCCTGATCGGGGGGTTGATACTCGGCCACAGGGCCGTTATCGACGAACGGACGACCGGGGCGATCAGGCTCACGGCGGCGATGCCACACACGAGACGGGACATTTTGCTCGGTAAAGTTGCCGGTCTCACGGTTCCGTTCCTCGCCGTCGTCGGTGTCTGTATTGGAGTCGTCACGGTAGCCGGCAGCGTCACGTACGGGCTCCCGTCGCCGCTCCGGCTGGTCGGCTTCGCTCTCGTCTCCTGGCTCTACGTGTGTCTCTGTGTCGGGATCGGCGTCGCCATCTCCGCGGTCGTCTCGTCGTCGCTCCGTGCGACGCTGGCGATGCTCCTCGTGCTCGTCGTGACCCTGTTCTGGCGACCGCTCGTTTCCCGAGTGTACACCCTGCTCACTGGGATTGCGGCAAGTCCGCTCGACCCTCCGGCGAACGGACTGTTGTTCCTCTTCCGGCGACTCGACCCGCGGAGCGCGTACTATCTCGTGACGAACTGGATCTACGATATTGGCAACGCACCGGGGCAGTACGATATCGTCGTCCGGAAGCTCCATCCCTCGATCGACGCAGTGTATGCTGACGTGTACGTTGCCGGTCCGACGTTCGACAGCGTACCGCTCTACCTCTCACAAGCCGTCGGCATCGTGGTTCTGGTCGGAGGGCTTCTCGTATCGCTCGGTATCGCAACCCGGCGGTTTCAGCAGGTGGACCTATGA
- a CDS encoding PAS domain-containing sensor histidine kinase, whose product MEELDPVEAKHLLERLGQNSPDCIFLASADWTEAQYVSAAYEDIWGQSREAVYEDPTDFLAGIHPEDRDRVRESMAELSDGTSSELQYRVNPGEDYGRWVWAYGEPIREDGEVVNVGGFVRDITEQRRRRQEQERKREKLEMLNQVVRHDLRNEMQIVRGRTELLEDHVDDGGEEHLDDIRLSVQEAIGLTTTARDLTKTMLEDGPEHRPVSVPNVVRSAVETVRTRHDGVAITIYGIGQEARVNADDMLESVFHNLLQNAVIHNDADMPEIEVRVEVDEDVVVRVADNGPSVPDARKDVIFGRGEKGLESPGTGLGLYLARTLVEGYDGEIWVADDQPEGSVFTVALPLAAD is encoded by the coding sequence ATGGAAGAACTGGACCCCGTCGAGGCGAAACACCTGCTCGAACGCCTCGGACAGAATAGCCCCGACTGCATCTTTCTCGCCTCGGCCGACTGGACCGAGGCGCAGTACGTCAGCGCCGCGTACGAGGACATCTGGGGGCAGTCGAGGGAGGCGGTGTACGAGGACCCGACCGACTTCCTCGCCGGCATCCACCCCGAGGACCGCGACCGCGTCCGGGAGTCGATGGCGGAGTTGAGCGACGGGACATCCTCGGAACTGCAGTACCGGGTCAACCCGGGCGAGGACTACGGGCGGTGGGTGTGGGCGTACGGCGAGCCGATCCGCGAGGACGGCGAGGTCGTCAACGTCGGCGGGTTCGTCCGCGACATCACCGAGCAACGGCGGCGGCGACAGGAACAGGAGCGAAAGCGGGAGAAACTGGAGATGCTGAACCAGGTCGTCCGCCACGACCTCCGCAACGAGATGCAGATCGTCCGCGGCCGGACCGAACTGCTGGAGGACCACGTCGACGACGGCGGGGAGGAACACCTCGACGACATCCGCCTCTCGGTGCAGGAGGCGATCGGACTGACGACGACCGCCAGGGACCTCACGAAGACGATGCTGGAGGACGGCCCCGAACACCGTCCGGTGTCGGTGCCCAACGTGGTCCGGTCGGCCGTCGAGACGGTCCGAACCAGACACGACGGGGTAGCGATCACCATCTACGGGATCGGGCAGGAGGCCCGCGTCAACGCCGACGACATGCTCGAATCGGTGTTTCACAACCTCCTCCAGAACGCCGTGATCCACAACGACGCGGACATGCCGGAGATCGAGGTGCGCGTCGAGGTCGACGAGGACGTCGTCGTGCGCGTCGCGGACAACGGCCCGTCGGTCCCCGACGCCCGGAAGGACGTCATCTTCGGTCGCGGCGAGAAGGGACTGGAGAGCCCGGGGACGGGGCTCGGACTGTACCTCGCCCGGACGCTGGTGGAGGGGTACGACGGCGAGATATGGGTGGCGGACGACCAACCCGAGGGGAGCGTGTTCACCGTGGCGCTCCCACTCGCCGCCGACTGA
- a CDS encoding ABC transporter ATP-binding protein: protein MTVVRITGLSKQFDSVTALRDISLSVQPGEVFALVGPNGAGKTTLIDVLASYTRPGDGTVRVLGMDPQNEVDDVHHDIGILPQGLDALDGLTARQHVEYAIDAKGADDDPARLLERVGLDGNGSQYVDDFSRGMTQRVALAMALVGEPELLLLDEPFAGIDPNGRRRFQSIIREEANAGTGVLLSSHGLRLIEEGSDRIGVLVDGTLRATGTPNELVSAAPVETVLTVETTVSAAEAERVATLDAVTGVGRREDTVVVRTRGDVRTQVQKMLGTDRVRSVDPTLDDVFAYYTVDTEPDRR, encoded by the coding sequence ATGACGGTCGTTCGGATCACCGGTCTCAGCAAGCAGTTCGACTCCGTTACTGCGCTCCGTGACATCTCGCTCTCCGTTCAGCCGGGGGAAGTGTTCGCGCTCGTGGGACCGAACGGTGCCGGAAAGACGACACTCATCGACGTACTGGCAAGCTACACCCGACCGGGCGACGGGACCGTTCGCGTTCTCGGGATGGACCCGCAGAACGAGGTCGACGACGTACATCACGACATCGGGATCCTACCACAAGGGTTGGATGCACTCGACGGGCTAACCGCCCGCCAGCACGTCGAGTACGCGATCGACGCGAAGGGAGCCGACGACGACCCGGCCCGACTGCTCGAACGGGTTGGTCTCGACGGCAACGGAAGCCAGTACGTGGACGACTTCTCCCGTGGGATGACCCAACGGGTTGCGCTCGCGATGGCGTTGGTCGGGGAGCCGGAACTGCTGCTCCTTGACGAACCGTTCGCAGGTATCGACCCCAACGGTCGGCGGCGGTTCCAGTCGATCATCCGCGAGGAGGCAAACGCCGGAACGGGCGTCCTGCTGTCCAGTCACGGCCTGCGACTGATCGAGGAGGGTAGCGACCGCATCGGCGTGCTGGTCGACGGGACCCTACGAGCGACCGGAACCCCAAACGAACTCGTGTCGGCGGCGCCGGTCGAGACGGTGCTGACGGTGGAAACGACCGTTTCCGCCGCCGAGGCGGAACGAGTGGCTACTCTCGACGCAGTGACCGGTGTCGGACGGCGCGAGGATACGGTCGTCGTCCGGACGCGGGGAGATGTCCGGACGCAAGTCCAGAAGATGCTCGGTACGGACCGGGTTCGGTCGGTCGATCCCACGCTTGACGACGTGTTCGCGTACTACACCGTGGATACCGAACCCGATCGACGGTGA